The genomic stretch TGAAATAAGAAATATTACAATGATGTTTAGCCAGTCCGTTTCGGGTACAGTGCCGGCCTTCCGTATGCATTGATCTCCTTCTGGTTCACTGCATGCACAAATATGTTTTAACATTCATATtcagttaaaattaattttttatcacCGCTGAATCAAACACGATATCGGTATCCTTACCTTCTAATTGCACACCAACAAAGGAAAACAACATATAGTCCCATCAACCCTGGACTTAAAAGTCCACCATTTACCTGTTGAGAAGGAAAATTTACACATAAAATTAAGATGGTAGAAAAAGTGAGTTGTGCATACAAAATGAGCTTAAAATAAAACTTACTTTTGGGTGAATGGATACACTTGTCATGAGTTGAAGAAGTACTAAAGACCAAGTAATGAAGAAAATGTTGAGAAGACATGATGGTATTGGTGCATACCAAATGTACATCAAAATTATTCCCACCAAACATATAAAATATGAAGCTGCTGCAAATATAATCACATGGATTTTGCTGCACATGAAATCAATGTTAATAATGCAAATGCTAATGATGAAAATATCATGATAAAATTGATGAACTTGCATACTAGTTTATTAACAAAGAAATTCTTACAATCTTTCTGCATATGTTTCAGATGCAACATAATCATTAAGCCAATTGATAAAGCTGATTATGCTTATTAGTTGAATTAGTAGGAAAACCCTGAAAAAGATAAACACTTATATATCAATTTTAAATAGTAATAACAGTATGGTTAAATCATTAAGAAGAGAATGAAAATTATACGCACCCAGCCCCAAATTGTGCTACCTGCCCTGCCAAAGAAAAAAACAGTGTCAGAGCTGATTATGCTTTAAACAAATCGAACTGTCAAATAACCGAACATTAGACAATATCGGTTGACGGTTCAACTGattgaatcatagagtttgattATTGAAGAGACAAAGTTTACCAACCATAGAGTTCAATCAAAGCAGAAGGGAGTAAAAATGGAAAAATTGTCAAAAGAATCCATATAATAATCTTTATTGACCACCATCCAGAATGCCATTTATCTCTTGGTTCATTCAACTCAGAAGCTCTTGTAGTtgaccaaaacatcatcataaaaAATAGCTTATCAAGAATTAAGGTTCACTTTCatgataataaaacaaaaaatctcATTAGAGCCTTTCATCAAATAGATCATAcgcaaatattttaaaaaatatttttcaaggataCAAAGCAACCCATGCTCACTCTCAAGACACCATTTGCTCCCAAACACTCTTTTTCAACCTTGCAAACTTTTAAACCTGCGATCGCAATCATGGTTATGTTGCAAACACATATTAAAGAAAACTCCAAATACATCTGTCATTGCGGCTGCGATGCGGTTGCAGTGTAATCTTACCTTTGAGTTTTGTTAGTGTACTAATGCTAGAAAGTTCATCACGCGCAGACCATGCCAGGAGATTAGCAGCTAGAAAAATAAAACCATATACATATCTTGCCATCAAAGGATTTGATATGTTTTTGAATTGTTTACACCATGAAGAATCCTTTAAACCACACCACCTTTGTTGCTTACTTTCTCCTGTTTCCATCTTTTTTCTTCTACTAAACACTACAcaatcataaattcaaaaatgtgaTTCATTCCACTACTAATAAAATAACTTCTATTCTGAATGATAGATGACTCGATAGCGGAAAATTAATAATAAGAGGTCAAACTAATCTTAACAATATATTCTGATAGCATAACACAACACatgtacttatatatatatattatctgaTACAGAGAGATACGAGACTCTGGACAATAACTTAGGATTCGacttaaaattaaacaaaaaaattcaaaaatcattCTAGGAAACAATTCTTATTTCATTTGGTCTTACCCAACTtagattcttttcattctttttttggcTATGTATTATATAATCTTTGATCATACGCAAAAATTCTATATTCCAAACTTTAAGGTATGCCTACCATGCTTTTTTATAAGATTCTCTTTAATCTGGCTCATAGTAGTAAAGTGGTTAATcaataaatagaataaattaaCACTAAGCAAGAAAATTATCCTTTTTCTAGAAAATATATTCAATAGAACATGTCTTTACCAAGAAATTTATTTACCTTCTTCATGTGGAAGATTGGTAATGTATTACAATCATATCATTGATTAGATTCTTTGAACAAAAACATCATATCAAAGattcttttttataaaagaatttcTTTAGATATTCATTcactttaaaatgatttttatagagtTCTTTAAAAACACTCCAAAAGATGAAATGTACAATAATTAAATTCAGATTAAAGTGAAATAATTTACATATTTTAACTTTTGATAATATGAAAAGTTTTATTTTTCCATCAAAAGAAAACttgtctttttctttttcttttttttaaaaaaatgtatctgTTGGATGAAAGTGAAACAACTTTATCATATCATTAGTTATACCTTTTGGGATTTTTCTTAGTAGTGCCAAAGAGTTTttttacaataaaaaataaaatgtaaaacattactttcttatatataaaaattaaaaaaaaaatgaacttaGCATCTGTTAACCATTTTAGTAAGTAACTAAGTAATAGATTGACATCTTAACAAGTGactattttaagtatttttgtaTCATCTTAACATTATTATATAtcaaaaaatgatttaattagtaATTCCACTAAACttcaaaatactaaaaaaaaaattaaatgtgtaaataagttaaaatttgcaagtacaaaaaaaaaattaaaatatctagTATTGATATAtttccaaaaacaaaaaaaaaacatatagaaCAAGTTAACAAGAGAATATTTCTTCATCAAATAATATGGTTGAGATGAACACATACAGCAACATAAATTAATAATGGCCAAAGATTAATGACAAAAACAACAGAACAAATAAAACTTGCTATATAGAAAAAAACAGAAcaaagttattataaaaaaaatatataaataaaagatatGAGAGGAAGTACCTTAATAACACAAATTCTGAATGAATCTCTGTCTTATTGTTTGCAATTGAGAGAAATGGTGTATTTGTTTTTGAAGGTtttaaaatgatgatgatgaagaagatataGGCATGCAGTGAAGAAATAAATGAAAAGAGAAGAAGTGGTTGCTTTTAATAgcttttctttttgcttttttgTAACTTTTATTTTCCAGCTGTAAGCTTATGCTTCATTCATGTACTTTCTTTCCTCACCATATTGTTGTCCCTTTCAAGCCAATCAATTTATATACACACTCCTCTCTCTCAAATATTTTATGTATACTCATTAACATCTTAATTACCATACTCAATATGTATAAAAAAGTTATTGAATGGAGTTTTTGATAAATAATAAAGGTTATTTTAGAaattttctatatttatttaattttattgttaagttatttagtaaaaaataatttttaatatttttgtttgatCATCTACTTCagacaaaaaaaatatatgaaaacttTACATATCAGCCAAAGTAAATAGGTCTAGCTATATATTTCAACATTTTTAAATTAAacctatatattattttaataatttaacatatttatttagttatttttttaggtacccacattcttttgcgctgtgaaggagatctgcaatatgaattatcttatccttaggtactgacattcttttgggtcctttgaggTTAGTCCTTCTCACGTTCTGTTTGAACTGAGATTTCACATAAGATTTACCAGAATATGCAACAGCATTTTTTTTTGGGTGTGtgatgtggaaactcttagagtgagatgtgtgcttaatatcatgagagtgaccATATTTAAACTGTTCATGCAGAGGTTTATATttaataatcatctcatcaacatgttctactctatatgggatttctccctcaaagcctatgcatgttcttttctttccacTTACCCCATAGATCATAGAGGCTAACTggcttctgcctatacctctagataagaactttctgaaacttaagtcatattctttcagaatattgttagcgCTTGCGATAGActcttctgaacttgaagatgttttCAGAGTTTCAACATATTTAGTTAGTTCTAAAACTTTTTGTTTGAGTTCAGAGTTttctacttcaagcttcttagtttcagatgcaaatgTATTTCCCAAacttttgtatttgagactaatcttacTCTTAATTTTCAGAAGTTCTGAGAGACTAGAAACTAGCtcttctctagtaagttcagagaatacctctttagagtctgagtctgatgtagattctgattctccATCTATGGTTGCCACGAATGCTAAGTTGGCTTGcccgtcttcagagtctgactcttga from Vicia villosa cultivar HV-30 ecotype Madison, WI linkage group LG4, Vvil1.0, whole genome shotgun sequence encodes the following:
- the LOC131594329 gene encoding uncharacterized protein LOC131594329 produces the protein METGESKQQRWCGLKDSSWCKQFKNISNPLMARYVYGFIFLAANLLAWSARDELSSISTLTKLKGLKVCKVEKECLGANGVLRVSMGCFLFFMMMFWSTTRASELNEPRDKWHSGWWSIKIIIWILLTIFPFLLPSALIELYGQVAQFGAGVFLLIQLISIISFINWLNDYVASETYAERFKIHVIIFAAASYFICLVGIILMYIWYAPIPSCLLNIFFITWSLVLLQLMTSVSIHPKVNGGLLSPGLMGLYVVFLCWCAIRSEPEGDQCIRKAGTVPETDWLNIISFVIGILAIVFATFSTGIDSKSFQLKKSEKPTEENDVPYGYGFFHFVFAVGAMYFAMLLVGWNSHHSMKKWSLDVGWTSAWVRIVNEWLAVCVYLWILIAPIIWKNRHTEST